One genomic window of Manihot esculenta cultivar AM560-2 chromosome 16, M.esculenta_v8, whole genome shotgun sequence includes the following:
- the LOC110603631 gene encoding uncharacterized protein LOC110603631, giving the protein MFAASLSSLVFFFLFNLFILINPCLAFTDPDDEFSIIGSDIVSFHGDYTPPSPPPPAPPPHPPSVSCQGILGGIGSLDTVCKLDSSLNFTEDVYIEGNGTLDILPGVVLSCPIGGCSILINMTKDFSLGQNATIIAGTVAVAAYNVSLSLGSVINVTGLAGDPPPQTSGTPSGVQGAGGGHGGRGASCVSDNTKLPDDVWGGDAYSWSDLHEPWSYGSKGGTTSKEDNYGGEGGGRIGFDVTSSIDVGGSLLADGGDGGVKGGGGSGGSIHIKAHRMTGTGKLSASGGNGFAGGGGGRVAINVFSRHDDTDFFVHGGRSFGCTGNSGAAGTYYDAVPRSLIVSNNNMPTSTDTLLLEFPKQPLWTNVYIQNHAKASVPLFWSRVQVQGQISLSSGAVLSFGLAHYASSEFELMAEELLMSDSVVKIYGALRMSVKIHLMWNSKMLIDGGGDAIVATSLLEASNLVVLKESSVIHSNANLGVHGQGFLNLSGPGDIIESQRLILSLFFSINVGPGSVLRGPLENASDNDVAPRLYCDLQDCPMELIHPPEDCNVNSSLSFTLQICRVEDVIVEGMITGSVVHFHWVRNVVVQSSGAISASGLGCTGGLGKGKVSDNGLSGGAGHGGRGGDGYYNGTSAEGGVAYGDAGLPCELGSGSGNGTLSGATAGGGIIVMGSMEHALSSLSVYGSLRADGESFGEDIKKSNSKMMSNVGPGGGSGGTILLFIHTMALGYSSSISTIGGHGSPDGGGGGGGGRIHFHWSDIPVGDEYLPIATANGSILTWGGFGRGQGHSGGNGTVTGRACPKGLYGIFCEECPVGTFKNVTGSDKVLCHDCPLWELPSRGIYTAVRGGVTERPCPYKCVSDRYHMPNCYTTLEELVYTFGGPWWFCFILLGLLILLALVLSVARMKYAAGDELPSVVPPQRQSRIDHSFPFLESLNEVLETNRTEESRSHVHRMYFMGPNTFSEPWHLTHCPPEQVIEIVYEDAFNRFVDEVNGLAAYQWWEGSIYSILSVLAYPLAWSWLQQCRKRKLQLLRDFVRSEYDHACLRSCRSRALYEGLKVAATSDLMVAYVDFFLGGDEKRADLPPRLHQRFPMSLVFGGDGSYMTPFFLHNDNILTSLMSQSVPPTIWYRLVAGLNAQLRLVRCGHLKVTFGHVISWLETHANPALSTYGVYIDLAWFQPTSSGYCQFGIVVCASENENLCLSTEGQDGSLLPGRQSCLPRVQRDGQLENQKVSEQIMARRGIIGGILHSKNLRTLKLRRTIYYPFAIILHNSKPVGHQDLVGLFISILLLADISLVLLTLLQMYSISLLNFLLVLFILPLGILFPFPAGISALFSHGPRRSAGLARVYALWNITSLINVVTAFVCGFVHYKIYSSKKHLSFQSWNFSVDESEWWMLPSGLLVCKIIQARLIDCHVANQEIQDQCLYSNDPEVFWQS; this is encoded by the exons ATGTTTGCTGCTAGTTTATCATCTcttgtttttttctttcttttcaatcTTTTCATACTTATAAATCCTTGTCTAGCTTTTACTGATCCTGACGATGAATTTTCAATCATCGGTTCTGATATCGTTTCCTTTCATGGAGATTATACTCCTCCGTCTCCACCACCACCTGCCCCGCCGCCTCACCCTCCGTCCGTGTCTTGCCAGGGGATTCTCGGAGGAATTGGCTCTCTTGATACTGTTTGTAAGCTGGATTCTAGCTTGAATTTTACTGAGGATGTGTATATAGAAGGAAACGGCACCTTAGATATACTTCCTGGGGTCGTTTTGAGTTGTCCTATTGGAGGTTGTTCTATTTTAATCAATATGACTAAGGATTTTAGCTTAGGCCAAAATGCTACGATAATAGCAGGAACTGTTGCGGTGGCTGCTTATAACGTGAGCTTAAGTCTGGGTTCGGTGATAAATGTGACTGGTTTAGCAGGTGATCCTCCGCCTCAGACCAGTGGGACACCGTCGGGGGTGCAGGGGGCTGGCGGAGGTCATGGGGGAAGAGGAGCGAGTTGTGTTTCTGATAATACGAAATTGCCGGACGATGTCTGGGGAGGGGACGCGTATTCGTGGTCGGACTTGCATGAGCCATGGAGTTACGGGAGCAAAGGAGGGACCACGAGTAAGGAAGATAATTACGGGGGGGAAGGGGGTGGGAGGATTGGCTTTGACGTGACCAGTTCGATTGACGTAGGGGGAAGTTTGTTGGCGGATGGTGGTGATGGTGGCGTCAAGGGTGGTGGTGGGTCTGGTGGCAGCATTCATATCAAGGCTCACAGAAT GACTGGAACTGGTAAGCTAAGTGCTTCAGGGGGTAATGGAtttgctggtggtggtggtggaagaGTTGCTATTAATGTTTTCAGTAGACATGATGATACAGACTTCTTTGTTCATG GGGGAAGGAGTTTTGGTTGTACAGGAAACTCTGGTGCTGCAGGGACATATTATGATGCTGTCCCTCGGAGTCTTATAGTTAGCAATAACAACATGCCCACTAGTACTGACACACTTCTGTTGGAGTTCCCCAAACAGCCACTTTGGACGAATGTTTATATTCAGAATCATGCCAAGGCTTCTGTTCCATTATTTTGGAGTAGAGTTCAG GTTCAAGGACAAATTAGTTTATCATCCGGTGCAGTTTTGAGCTTTGGCCTTGCGCATTATGCCTCATCAGAGTTTGAGTTGATGGCAGAAGAACTTCTAATGAGCGACTCTGTTGTTAAG ATATATGGAGCTCTTCGCATGTCTGTTAAAATACACTTAATGTGGAATTCCAAAATGCTTATAGATGGGGGTGGTGATGCAATTGTTGCTACATCTTTGCTTGAGGCCAGCAATTTAGTTGTTCTCAAG GAATCCTCTGTGATACATTCTAATGCAAATTTGGGAGTCCACGGGCAAGGCTTTTTGAATTTGTCTGGACCAGGAGATATTATTGAATCACAACGCTtgattttatcattatttttcagTATAAAT GTTGGACCTGGTTCTGTTCTTCGAGGACCCTTGGAGAATGCCAGTGATAATGATGT GGCACCGCGGCTATACTGTGATCTTCAAGACTGCCCCATGGAGCTAATTCATCCTCCTGAAGATTGTAACGTGAACTCTTCGCTGTCCTTCACTCTTCAG ATTTGTCGAGTTGAAGATGTTATAGTTGAAGGCATGATAACAGGATCTGTCGTTCATTTTCACTGGGTTAGAAATGTAGTGGTCCAGTCTTCTGGAGCGATCAGTGCATCTGGCCTTG GCTGCACAGGTGGGTTGGGCAAAGGAAAAGTTTCTGACAATGGTCTTAGCGGTGGTGCTGGGCATGGTGGCAGAGGTGGAGATGGATATTACAATGGCACTTCTGCTGAGGGCGGTGTTGCATATGGAGATGCCGGATTGCCTTGTGAACTTGGTAGTGGTAGTGGAAATGGTACTCTATCAGGGGCAACAGCGGGTGGTGGTATAATTG TGATGGGTTCTATGGAGCATGCACTGTCTAGTTTGTCTGTTTATGGTTCACTTAGAGCTGATGGAGAAAGCTTTGGAGAAGACATCAAGAAAAGCAATTCCAAGATGATGTCAAATGTAGGTCCTGGGGGTGGTTCTGGTGGTACcattcttttatttattcataCAATGGCACTTGGTTATTCTTCTTCCATCTCAACCATTGGAGGGCATGGCAGTCCTGATGGGGGTGGTGGCGGAGGCGGCGGAAGGATTCACTTTCATTGGTCAGATATTCCAGTTGGAGATGAGTATCTGCCAATTGCAACTGCAAATGGAAGCATTCTGACTTG GGGAGGATTTGGTAGAGGTCAGGGTCATTCTGGTGGAAATGGAACTGTTACTGGAAGGGCCTGTCCAAAAGGGCTTTATGGTATATTCTGTGAG GAATGCCCTGTTGGGACTTTCAAGAATGTTACTGGATCTGATAAAGTGCTTTGTCATGATTGCCCATTGTGGGAGCTTCCAAGCCGTGGTATATATACTGCTGTTCGAG gtGGTGTCACTGAAAGACCTTGTCCATATAAGTGCGTTTCTGACAGATATCACATGCCAAACTGTTACACAACTCTCGAAGAGTTGGTATATACTTTTGGTGGTCCATGGTGGTTCTGTTTTATTCTCTTGGGTCTTCTGATCCTGTTAGCTTTAGTGCTTAGTGTTGCACGGATGAAATATGCTGCTGGTGATGAATTACCTTCTGTTGTGCCTCCTCAACGTCAATCTCGAATAGATCACTCCTTTCCATTCCTGGAGTCATTGAATGAG GTATTAGAAACAAATAGAACTGAAGAATCCCGGAGTCATGTGCATAGGATGTATTTTATGGGTCCAAATACTTTCAGTGAACCTTGGCATTTAACTCACTGTCCTCCTGAACAAGTGATTGAAATTGT ATATGAGGATGCATTCAATAGATTTGTGGATGAGGTTAATGGTTTGGCTGCTTATCAGTGGTGGGAAGGATCAATCTACAGCATTCTCTCTGTTCTCGCATATCCACTAGCATGGTCCTGGTTACAGCAGTGTCGCAAGAGGAAATTACAACTACTCCGTGATTTTGTTCGATCAGAATATGATCATGCTTGTTTGCGCTCTTGCCGCTCACGTGCTCTCTATGAAGGGCTTAAG GTGGCTGCTACTTCTGATCTAATGGTTGCATATGTGGATTTTTTCCTTGGTGGTGATGAAAAGAGAGCGGATCTCCCTCCTCGTTTGCATCAAAGGTTTCCAATGTCCTTAGTTTTTGGAGGAGATGGAAGTTATATGACTCCTTTCTTCCTTCACAATGACAATATTCTCACCAGCCTCATGAGCCAG TCTGTTCCTCCGACCATTTGGTATCGATTAGTGGCTGGACTAAATGCTCAATTACGCTTAGTTCGATGTGGACACTTAAAGGTTACTTTTGGTCATGTTATTAGCTGGCTTGAAACACATGCAAATCCAGCTTTAAGTACATATGGTGTATATATTGATCTTGCATGGTTTCAGCCTACATCTTCTGGGTATTGCCAGTTTGGGATTGTAGTCTGTGCCTCTGAGAATGAGAATTTATGTCTATCGACTGAAGGTCAAGATGGATCTTTATTACCAGGGCGGCAGTCAtg TTTGCCTAGAGTGCAGAGAGATGGTCAACTGGAGAACCAGAAAGTAAGTGAACAGATAATGGCACGCAGAGGGATTATTGGAGGCATTTTGCATTCGAAGAATTTACGAACACTTAAATTAAGGAGGACCATATATTATCCTTTTGCTATCATCCTTCATAATTCTAAACCTGTTGGTCATCAG GATCTTGTTGGTCTGTTCATCTCTATACTTCTACTAGCAGATATTAGCTTAGTCCTGCTAACTTTGCTGCAGATGTACTCTATTTCACTGCTCAATTTCCTATTAGTTTTATTCATTCTTCCTCTGGGCATACTGTTTCCATTTCCAGCTGGAATCAGTGCCTTGTTTAGTCATGGACCTAGACGATCAGCTGGTCTGGCACGTGTATATGCTCTGTGGAACATAACTTCCTTAATCAATGTT GTAACTGCCTTTGTATGTGGATTTGTCCATTATAAGATCTACTCGAGTAAAAAACATTTGAGCTTTCAGTCCTGGAATTTTAGTGT GGATGAAAGTGAATGGTGGATGCTTCCTTCTGGATTGCTGGTGTGTAAAATAATCCAAGCACGACTTATCGATTGCCATGTAGCTAACCAAGAAATTCAAGATCAATGTTTATATAGTAATGACCCAGAAGTTTTCTGGCAATCGTGA